GCTCTCTTGGTGCAGCTGTAGGCTGTCTCAAGAGTTCGAAGAACCGCTGGGAAGTCTAGTGCGGAATACATCTGAATGATGCCACGTTGAAGGTTGTTCTTTCGATAGCCAAGCCTGGGTATCACTGGGTTCAACTCGCAAATTCCTTTGCATTTCCTTCCCTGTCCCGAGAGTGATGATAAATAACTTGTCCAATCTCCACCTATGCCCGCTATTCACGGACTCAGACTTGAATCACCAACAACATACGAACAAGGCGATAACTGTGTCTTTTCCTGTAATGGCAGATGGCCTCTTTTGGAGACATCATTGATGAAGAGAATCAACAAGACAATCTAGCAACCAGACCAACAAGGGAAACTCTAGAAGGGGCGCTTTGAGAGTTCGGAGGTATTTTACAGGGCTCCTTCTCAGTTCAATTTCATGTTTAAAGCCGAGTTCGTTTTCTATGTCTGACACTTGCTTTAATGTGAAAAGAAACATGATCGACAATGCAGACTTCAAGAACCCAAGAAGCGAGCACAGCAAATGCCGAACTGAATTGTCAATTGAAGGAATATTTTGACGCCATCTCATCTATGTATCTACTCTAAAAGATGACTGAAGTAGCccctcaagaagaaggccgatcTCTTTGCGAACCGTGTCTTTTGTGGACTATCATAGTCAACCTATGTAACGCCAAACCGAGAGGTATACCCGAGTGCCCATTCCCAGTTATCAATGAAGCTCCAAGCAAAGTAAGATTTGATGACAactccatcttgacgagcCTTTACAACCTCGTCTATATatgccttgaagaaggcaaCTCTGAAGGGGTCCTCAAGTATCTCTCCAGGCTGAGATGGACCTGAGCGCCCATGCTCCCCCTTCACAGTCGTCCCGTTCTCGGTGATACAGATAGGGGTCTTGTATCGGTTCCAGATCCAGCGTAGCAACTTCGCCCAGCCCCACGGACACATTCGCAACCAGTGGGTGTCTGTCTCGAGCCCACGCGGCTTCTTAGCGCTGTTCtcatcgagaacctcgacatTGCCTCGGTAGTCTGACTCCTGTGGTGGCCCATCTCGATGCCGAACGAAGAAGGTAGTGTAAGAGTTCATGCCGTAGACTTCTGAGCTACCCCTGATCAGGGCCTTTTCCTCGGCCGTAAACTGTGGAAGCCGGTCGCCGAGCTGCGCGCGCATGGAGGCTGGGTAGTCGCACTCCCCCTTACCATAAATGGGATCGGCAAACCAGCCAATCTCGAACTCCTTGGCTCGCTCAGCCGCTTCCACGTCTCGGTCGTCATTCCCGTCCCAAGGTTTGTATCAGTTACCGTCCAAGGTGATCGCTATTATGCCTCCCTGTGTTGGCTTGAACTTGTTCTTGTATAGAGCGCAGACGTGGCCATGGGAGACCAGTTGAGTATGCCCGACGATATATGGTTCAGTAACACTCGTGTGTCCTGGGGCATACCGCCCTTGGGCGTACCCAGCACGAGCCGTCAGCCCAGGCTCATTGTAGGTGATCCAATTCTTGACTCGGTCACCAAACCTCTCGAAACAGAGGCCAGCATAGTGAACAAAGTCTTCGGTGTATCTCTTTTGATCCAAAATGCCGCCATATCGATCGAGTAGGCCCTGCGGAAGGTCCCAGTGGTACAGCGTAACCCATGGCTGGATACCATGTCCCAGCAGCTCATCGATGAGATCATTATAGAACTGCATCCCCTCCTCGTTGATGGGGTCATCTTTGCCACCGAGAGGGATGAGTCTGGACCAGGCTATAGAGAATCGGTATGCGCGGGCGCCGTATTCGTTCAGTCTCGCCACGTCTTCCTTCCACAGTTTGTACGCACCACAGCCATCAGATGCTGTGCTTCCGTCTCGAATTTTGCCCGGTACTCGACTAAAGGTGTCCCAGATCGAAGGACCCTTGCCGTCAACGTTCCATGCCCCTTCGATCTGAGGGGCAGCCGTTGCATAGCCCCAGATAAAGTTGGACGGAAGGGAGTTTTCGTAAGCAGTGTCGAAGACTGTTTCGGAAGATGACATTTTGGAGGGGACTGATGAAGGCATTTAGGGCGGTGGTGGTCAAGTGCCAGGACACAGAGAAGAGAATGACAGGAGAGATGGCTAAGGAATCATTGGTGGCAAGTCTCTTGACCTGGTGAAATGCTCAAGTTGGCATGTAGCCTTTCTCTCGGGGGCTTTTATGCCGTCCGGTTATTGATAAGCCGAAGACGCTTCAGAAACGATTGGATATCCGCCTTCCCGATCCCTACCTTTGGATCACTGTAGTTGGTATGGGTCTTTTGCTACCCGCTACGTCCGCAATTGGCCCCTCGTGACCAATGGTCCCTACCTGTTCCCACCCCGGGGCCCTTGGGTTCCTACTAGACCACAGCCTGTGTCTCCATACGCAAGCGATCCGTTCGAGATGGTGCTAGACATGGCGCTACTGGGCTTGGCAGTTTTCGGTGGAATTTTGGCCGCGGCGCTACACTTGCTGTGTTTTACGGGTCCTGGGCCGCAGCTTGGTGTCCTCACCCCTGACAGACTCCCTGATCTGTCTCATAATAGCACGAGGCCATCATATTTCTTTGCTCCCAAACACTCTCCAATGGCGTTTGCCAAGGGTGAGTGAGTCGTAACACCTTTCATGGCGATGTTTGGATGGCACGGCAAGAATTCTGAACATTAGAGTGAACTGCATCATGTAACTATCTAACGCTACATAATATATGTTTTAACCGTCCTTGACTCAAAGATCCCCCAGTCTACCGGTTTTGAGCCTCGATAAATGATAATACGGTCCACGGTACTCAAACCCTCCAGAGCCAACCTCAAATGTCTCCTGGCTGCCTGGCACCCGAGCTGACGCGCGTGAGTTGAGCGGGATCAGAGCTCTCAGTTGGAGAGTGTGACTGGGACTGGCCGCATTCTTGTCCTTCAATTCGAGCCACCACTCCACGTGGATTTCGCCGTATTGACTCACAAACCTGATCTCAGCACTCGTGCTATCTCCACCTGGGGCCGGAGCGATTAAGAACTTCCTCCAGCCTGGCTCAAGAGGAGCGATACCACCGATAACCTGGTGCATCCAGTCCGCCACCGAGCCAAAGGCGTAGTGGTTGAAGCTGGTCATCTCTCCTGGATTGACAGTCCCTTCAGGAATCAAGCTATCCCACCTCTCCCAGGTGGTTGTACCGCCTTGGACGACTTGGTAGAGCCAAGATGGGAGTTGGATCTGGAGAAGCATGCGGCAAACGTCCTCGGTTGCGTTGATGTTGTGAAGGGCAAACCAAAGGCATGGAGTTCCTGCAAACCTAGTGCCTACGAGGTAGTCGTTCTGTGCTACCAGCTCTCTTAGGACACGGGTAGTAGTTTCTGTTTGTTCTTGTCCCGAGAGAAGGCCAAAGTGTAAAGCTAGGGCGTACGTAGTCTGGGTTGGTGGTAACCCGTCCTTGACCTAGGCATTCTGAAAGTGAGAGATTAGCTCTGAGTGCTGCCTCCTGTACCGCTTGACTTCTGTCTCTCTTCCAAGGACGGATGAAATCTCAGCCATAAACTGGGTCATCCGAATCAAATATACGTCTGCGACCAAGTCCTTGGGCGTAGTGGCGTCACCAGGAGACCGGGGCGGTGCCTTGGGGTCCAGCCAGTCTGCAAATTGGAACAGATTCCGCGCCCAAAGGCCCTCAGAGTTGCGCGGAAGACCTATATCGAGCCAAGACTGAGCCTGAGAATACTGCTCCGCTAACATGGCGTCGTCTCCAAATGCCCGGTACAAGTTCCATGGCCCAGCAACAGCCACGTCACCCCAAATCGGCCGGTGGCAAGTCAAAAGTGCTTCGAGGCCATTGGCACGGAGGCAGCCTTCAAATATTTTGTTCTGGCCAGTAGGCCACCTCTTGAGAGCAGCTATTAAGAAGGGGCAAAAAAAGCCATGATACTTCGATACTTCTGGTCACCTTTCCTTGCTTTTGAAGCCTCTATATCACCCCTGGGCTTCACCGGCCTCACTTCACGAGATAGCTTTCTTAGCTCTATTTACTCCCTATAGCTTTAGGGAGTAGATAGCTAAAGGGATTTAACTCTTTGTATCCCAGGTACTAACAGGGATGAGCGGCCTTGGCGCTCATAGCCTTGGGACAAAACATTTGAAGGCTGCCTCCGTCAGCCACATCAAGGTCACCATCTCGTATACGCGGATACAACAGACGCTAGTTGACAACTTGAGCGGATAACCAATCGTTGCCCGATCGCTCCGCTCCACTCGGGGGCCGGGGTAAATGGCTCTCCCCACAATCCATCCATGCGGAGGATCATAACGACGGCCCCGATGTCCGGGGTTTATGGGGAAGTGGAGGTCGTCAGGTGGACGTAGTTCACGACTCACTCAGCATGGGCTCAGACATTGACTATATTAAGCCCAGTGTTCGGCAGCCAAAATGCCAGTTCATCCCTTCAAGAAACATCTTTGCTCATCGTTGCTCTCGAAACTCTCAAGATCGCGTTCACCTCATCACCCATGAAGGCCCCAACTCGCACCCAGATGTACCTCTGGTACTGCTGTGTGATTGCAGCTATGTGCATGTTCCTCAATGGATACGACTCGTCTACCTTCAACGCGGTTCAAGGATCGGAGCATTTCATGAACTACTTTCATAACCCGGTATGAATGTGAAACAAATTGGGTACGAGGCTTCGCTAATTTGTCGGGTATGCAGTCCCCTGAAGTCATCGGATCAGTCAACACGGCTTACACGGTTGGAAGCGTGGTAACTGGTGAGTGGGTAGATTTCGACTTGTAGTTTTGACTGACATGGATGCAGGCTTCTTTCTATCCGCTCCAGTTTCTGATCGGTTCGGCCGCAAGTGGACCATGAATATCGGGGCTCTTTTCATCATTGTGTCCACCATAATCGGTTCTTTCACACCCCGTGCCATTGGTGGTTTCATTGCAAGCCGAGCTTTGACCGGTATAGGCCAAGGAATGGCCATGCCGGCTGGGCCTGTCTACATCAACGAGATCGCTCCGGCTGGACATCGTGGAATGGTCATGAGTCTCTGGCAGCTATTCTTCGGATTTGGCTCGTTTCTGGCGTACTGGATTAACTTCGTCTGCACCAAAAAGTCGGAATCACTCGGAAACTGGGACTGGAGGATTGTCATGCTCGGCCAGCTGATTGCACCGATAATCATCATTGTTGGGCTCTTCTTCTGTCCCGAGACACCTCGATGGTGAGTTTGCGAGCCCCGATAAAGCCTCGATGGGCGAGGAGAGCTGACATGACCCCAGGTATATCCAAAAGGACCGCATGGAGGATGCTGTCCGAGCCTTGACCCGACTACGggacaatgatgatgacgttCAAGTTGAGCTTCAGGAGGTACACCAGGCCATTGCGTACGAGAAGGCCCACATGAATGGAAAGTACTCTCCCCTGTGGAAAGACAAGGCGACCCGTTACCGATTCCGTGAGTATCCTCTCCGCTCGACTCTAACATGTGACCGTCAATGCTGATCGTATTAGTGTTGGCTGTCGGAATCAATATTGGACAGCAGTTCACAGGCCAGGGTTCCTTGGTCATGTACTCAACCATGATCTACAGGAAGGTATTCACCGACAACAGCCAGATCCAGCTGATCAACGCTCTCAATGGCACATTTGGCATTCTGTTTACACTTAATGCCACATGGATGGCCGACCGCTTTGGTCGGAGGCCTCTCTTGCTAATTGGCGCTGCCGGCATGTCGGTTTGCATGTTTATCGTTGCCGCCGTTGTCACCGAAACACCCAACTTGGCAGATGGGtccaaggagaagagcgTAGGTATCGCCACTGTGTTCCTCATGTTCCTTTTTGCCTTCTTCTATAAGCCTTCATGGGGTGCTACCGTCTGGATCTGGACCTCTGAGGTCTTCTCCATGAACGTCAGAGCGCAAGCCGTTGCAATGTCCACACAGTCACAGTCCGTCTCAAACACAATTCTTCGTAAGCATACATCAGGACAAGGTGTCTCAGCTGATTCACGCTAACAACAAGTACAGAACAAATCTTCCCCATTTTTCTTGACAAGAAGGGCTTGTAGGTGTCATTCCAATCACCCACGAGATCATCAGGGCTAACACATCGCGACGACAGTTATGCCATGTACATGTTTGGCGCTATAAACATTGTGTTGTTTCTCTATGTCTGGTTCTTGATTCCGGAAACAAAGGGGGTATCCTTGGAACATATGGACCATCTCTTCGGCGGTATTGACCACACCGACAAGGGTGCAGGGATGTTAGAAGGCAAGTCACGGGATTATAAGCATGGTTTTCAGGAGGTCGAGACCCTGGAGGATGCAAAGGGGGCGTAAGTAGTAGAGAGTgcttaaataataagctatttaaagataaataaggtaataattcagttattttaatcttaattattaatgaattaaaaaaaataatatttatattttaatttaattaaatatttttaattatttaatatatttaataaataaatagtttAAAttaatagatattataaaaattataatatttatataaaaaattatttttaaatattttaattattatttaaataaaggatttattataattataatataaattaaataaaaaagcttaataaaataatataattaaattaaaaattaaaaaaattaatttttatttttattaattttaaagttaaatattaaaaatattaattttattttatattatatataaaaaatattaatttaaaaattaattataaatagtattataacttagttttataatatttaaaataaaaataaaaatatattaatttatatcttagtaattttaataatttaaggTTTATAGCTAAAGCTAGAGGTCTTAATAGGCgtaaattaataaggtttatttatataattattaatagctttaataatatattaaagctagctatatttataataaataacttatatcttaattaattaaagagattaaaatcttttttatataataattctctttttaaatattagttttttaattataatttttaataacttaaaaagtttataattaattttaatatttttaaaaaaaaatttaattataattaattaattaattaaaatagtataattaatatttattaatatattatttaatatatttaaaataatcttattataaatactttttatatttttatatagcttatatatttttttttactaagtaataaataataataattataaaagctttttatattattaaataaaaagattaaagaagtcttatagctagctaagatctagctatatagctataaatatagctatattaggaaataaaagttattaatattataagttttaaagAGATTAATTCTTAGAGTTAATTTAAAAGTTTAAACTTAAAAAAAATTAGCGCTATAGCTTAGCGCtagacttagaggtaaataagaatctatatatttatttaattaaatttatttaattaagtatataatatatatatcttagtatatacatatatataaatatataaataataataattttaataataattttaataataataattttaataataattttaataataataattataaatatataaaatatataaaatatataaaatatataaaatatataaaatatataaaataatatatattataagtaagtaaaacATATAAGCgagtaaaataaaaatcctaacctcttttataaaaatcgcaataaaaataccataaactatttaattaattaaaactacttattatacttttccctagatatcttaattactatttaataagtccttgcattatagctaggcttaccgcagatattataatattaaatacctaatcgcgctaacctcccttaattaccactccgcgacgatttagctattacctgcgtattagtatctatttaattaattacttatcttccttcctctactattattacccctcttttctataacTAAGTCCTTTTTACTCTCTAGcgctaacttaatatcttatttacctattAAAAGTCTTAAATCTCTGCCTAAATAAAAGCTATCTCATATATAACCGCCTTTATTCcttttataagagactttaatactttaagaattaactctaaagagctactttaatgcCTTCtaatttatctcttaaggtatttagattaagattaggccttaagtataatctttggggtccttaatgcctaagaggttaattaattaaatgcCTCCTTAACtagtattaatatctatagctatatattaagctttaagactatacTTTCTAaattaagagaaataaaCCTAGCCcttttaaataataccttaatatttttttttattataatagccttatatattatataaaaagctaaaaagaacttaatttttaaaatatatattataaagtatctaattagatattttatttcttaattatatgccttttttaatatattaaagtacttaatattaaagagctaaag
This genomic interval from Fusarium keratoplasticum isolate Fu6.1 chromosome 9, whole genome shotgun sequence contains the following:
- a CDS encoding Alpha-L-rhamnosidase, yielding MLAEQYSQAQSWLDIGLPRNSEGLWARNLFQFADWLDPKAPPRSPGDATTPKDLVADVKDGLPPTQTTYALALHFGLLSGQEQTETTTRVLRELVAQNDYLVGTRFAGTPCLWFALHNINATEDVCRMLLQIQLPSWLYQVVQGGTTTWERWDSLIPEGTVNPGEMTSFNHYAFGSVADWMHQVIGGIAPLEPGWRKFLIAPAPGGDSTSAEIRFVSQYGEIHVEWWLELKDKNAASPSHTLQLRALIPLNSRASARVPGSQETFEVGSGGFEYRGPYYHLSRLKTGRLGDL